Below is a window of Halarcobacter anaerophilus DNA.
ATAATTTTACTTTAAATAAGGAGTTAAGGCTTGGTATAAAAGTTAAATTTCCAGCCTTTATCTTCGGGATATTTTTCTAATTTATAATCATTCCAAACTTTAATACATCTTTTATTCCCAAGCTCTTTGCCCTTTTTTGCAAATTGATGAGCTCTACCAAAGTTTGGAAAAACTCCTTTTCCGCTTGCATACATAAAAGCAAGGTTGCATTGTGCTTTTATAAAGCCTTGTTTTGAAGCTTTCTCAAAAAGGTTTACGGCAAGTTTATAATCTTTGTCCACGGCAATGCCGTTTACTAGAAATTCTCCGACCATATTTTGCGCAGGTGCATAATCATTATTTGCCGCTTTGACAAAACTGTTATAGGCTTTTGCCGGATTGAAATAGGGTGTTTTTTTAGATAAATAGAATCTTCCTAAATAAAAAGAGGCTTTATTATCATTTAGTTTGCTGGCTTTTTCCAAAAGCTCTTTGGCTTTGGAAAAACTTTTTTCAATCTCTTTTCCTTCTAAATATATTTTTGCCAGGTGCATCATAGCTTTTGTATTATTTTGTTCGACAAGCTCTTTATAAAAACTTAATGCCTTTATAGTGCCGTTACTTTTCTCAAAATTTCTAACCTCTTCAAAAGTATAAGAGAATAGTGTTGAAAAGATAAGAGAGATTAAGAAAAGTTTTTTTATCATATTATCTCTTTTGGAATATGCTCTTTTAAAGCTGTTGTTATTTCATAAGTGATTGTATTATGAATTTTGGCTAATTCTCTTACATCATTGAAAATACAAACCTCTTCATCATCACAGTTAATAGAAAGATTATCCATAGAGACTTTTCCTAAAATTTCATAGCCTTTGGGTGTTAAATATTTTTGTTCACCGTTAAGTCTGAAAAAACCGTCTCCGTAACCGACTTTATATGTGGAAATTTTCATATCTTCTTGTGCCATATATTTTCCGCCGTAACCAACTCTTTGATTTTCTTTCAGTATTCTTGTAACAATTTTATCTGCCCAAAGAGACATAACAGGTTTTAAAGTTGGATTGTCAAAGATAGAATCCGTGTCCAAATATCCATACTGAGCAATTCCGACTCTTGCAAAATCATAATCATAATTCTTAAACCTAAATAAGGCTGATGAGTTAGCGCAATGGAAGTTTGGCACAGGTATAAAAAGTTTTTCACATAAAGTTTTTATTAAGTTTTTTGCCTCGTCAAAATTTGATTTTTGCCAAAACAATTCACATGATAATTCATCGGCACTTCTAAAGTGAGTAAAAGCCCCCGTCAAATTTAGTTTTTTTCTCAATATCCCATGAATAGCCTCTTCCAGCTTATCCAAAGAAATTCCGTTTCTGTGCATTCCCGAATCGAATTTTATATGAACATTCGTATTTTCGGGCAGTTTTTCAATATCTTCCAAACTGTTAATTGCTATGTGAAAAGTATGTGAACAACTGTGAATATCTGTGTCAGCTAGGATTAAGATTTGTTCAAAAAGTGTCTCAATTTTTTCTGCTTCATTTATAGTTCTTACTACTGCTTTTTTTATACCGTACTCTTTTGCCATTGAAGCAATTTCTACAAGTCCGTGTCCGTAAGCATTATCTTTTAATACAACAGCGATTTTATCTTTTGAACCTAAATGAGTCTCAATAGTTTTAAGATTGTGAAAATAATTTGATTTGTTTAATATAATTTTTGCCAAGGTTTTAACCTTCAAGAGATTTAAAATAATTGATTATAAGCATAGCATCTTTTTCGTTTAGAACATCTTTCAATTCCTCAAGTTTTGCACTTTTTATATTGTCAAATGTTCCAAAATATAAAAGTAGTTTTTTCACCTTTGCTTCACCTATACCTTTGATTTGAAGAAGAGAAATTTGCGTATCTTCTCTTCTTTTCTGTTTTTTATGAAATGTTATGGCAAATCTATGAGCTTCGTCTCTTAATCTTTGTACAAATTGCAGACGTTTATCGCTTGGCAATAAATCAAGCTTCTCTATTAAACCATCTTTTTCATAATAGATAATATCTTTTGCACTACCTTTTGCCCTGTGGGCTTTAAAATCAAGTTTTTCTTTGGCAATAGCTATAATATCAAGATTTACACCGCAAGAGTTTCTTATATCTATTGCAAGTTTAAGTAGTGTTTCTCCTCCGTCAAGAACCCACATATCAGGAGCAGGATTTTTTTCAAAACTTTCAACTCTTCTTAAAAGAGTTTCTCTCATTTGGGAGTATTCATCTTTTGATTCCAGATTATAATGCCTAAAATCGCTTTTTACAAATTTTTCTTCCCAAGTTACCATTGCTCCGACCGTTGCTTGTCCCATCATATGAGAGTTGTCAAAACACTCAAATCTGTTTGGAATTTTTTCAAGATTAAATAGTTTTTGAAGTTGAGAATATACGGAAGATGAATCTTTTACTGCTGAGAGCCTTAAAAGCTCTTTACAGTTGTTTAATGCAACATTTACAATCTCTTTTTTCTTCCCTCTTTTGGGATTGTTTAAAAGAATTTTTTTAGAGAATTTCTGTTTTATAAACTCTTCAATCTCTTCTTTGTCTTCAATCTCATGGGCAATTACGATTTCATCGGGAAGCAGGGGAATTTCATTGTCATAATAGTTTATAATAGCTCTTTCGTAAGCTTCTTGTAAATCTATTGAGATATCTTCTCTGTTTGGTTTTATATAGTTGTGATTACTTGAAGCTAATTTCCCGTCTCTAAAAAACATTCTTACTAAAACAGCTTTTGAATCTTTACTCTCTATTGCAAAAAGATCAATATTTTCATTTGTTGCCAAATCCATACCTGTATGAATTTGCGATTTTTCGATAGTTTTTATTCTATCTCTTAATTTCATAGCTTCTTCAAATCTAAACTCGCTGCTGTACTCTTCCATTTTTTTTGTTAATTTGGAGATTAATCTGTTTTTATTATAGATATAGTCTAAAGCTTCATCCACTAACTTTGCATAATTCTCTTTTGAAATCTTTCCTTCACAAGGAGCAAAACACTTTTTGATTTGATAAAAAAGACAAGCCTCTTTGCCTTTTATACAAGATTTTTTCTGAACCAAAGGAACAATCTCGTAAATTGAGTCTAACATGTCTCTTGCACCTGTTGAATAAGGACCGAAATATTTTATATTTTTCCCTTTTAAGACTTTTCTTGTAATTTCCAATCTAGGAAAATCCTCGTTAAAATCAATATAAATATAAGGATATGTTTTATCATCTCTTAAAAGTATGTTATATTTGGGTTTGAGTTGTTTAATTAATGAATTTTCTAAAATCAAAGCATCATGCTCGTTTGGCACGACTATCCATTCTAAAGATTTAACTTCGGTTATCATTTTATAAATTCGGGCACTAAGTTTATCAGCAGGTAATAGTTTAGGTGTAAATCTAAAGTATGATTTAACTCTGTTTTTTAGTATTTTTGCCTTACCTATATAAAGAAGTTTTCCTTTTGCATCAAAATATTGGTAGACTCCTGCTTTATTTGGCAGTTGTTTTAGTTTTTCTTCTAAATTCATCGGGGAATTTTATCTAAAATATCCTTTGTAAAAAAACACTTTGTATTTAAATATCAATTGTATATAATACAAAAAAATAAAAGACAAAGATAGATTTAATATGCCCGGACGATTAGCAATATTCAGTGATACTGTTTTTAAAGAAGATGCAAAAACTCTTATTAAAAATGATATGGTAGGAGATTTAAACAAAAATTATAATATAGCTCCGACTCTGCCTATACCTGCACTTTTAAACAACGGTAATTATCTTTATACTCATTTTGGATATTTACCTTCTTGGGCAAAAGATAGAAGTTCGATGAATATAAATGCAAGAAGCGAATCTATTTATGAAAAAAAGAGTTTTAGAGAATCTTTTAAATCAAGAAGATGTATTATTCCTCTAAACGGTTTCTATGAGTGGCAAATAGAAGATAAAGAAAAGAAGCCGTATTTTGTCAAAGATATAAAAAACGACTATTTGGCTGTTGCCGGAATTTGGGATGAATGGTTTGATTTTAAATTAAATATGAGAGTGGTTACCGTAGCTTTGATAACTTGTGACGCAAATGAAAAATTATCAAAAATTCACCACAGAATGCCCATAATTTTAGAAAAAAAAGATTTTCAATCCTGGCTTTATAATGAAAACTTATCTGAACTGATAAAACTTTTTAGACCTTACAATGGAGAAAATCTAAATATTTATGAAGTTACGACAGAGGTAAATAAAGTTTTATTTAACGACTTATCTTGCATTCAACAGATAGAAGAAAAACAAGAGGGACAATTATCTTTTTTTTAGTGTGAATAAAGCCCCGTTTTCAATATTTTTGGCGGTTAATTCCGTATTATTCTTTTTTGCTATTTGGTAGCTCATATAAAGTCCGATACCACTGCCTTTGTCTTTTTTCGTGGTAAAATTGGCTTTGAATATATCATTGATTATACTTTTATCTATTCCTCCTGCATTATCGGATATCTCAATAATTTTTTCATCATTTTCTTCATAAACTTTTATAAATATTTCTCTGTTTTCTAAATTTTTTTCTACAAAAGCATCTTTTGAGTTATTGATTATATTTAAGATTATATGTTTAAATTCATTTTCGATTCCCATAAGTTCAAAATCGTCAAGAATTTCAAGCTTAGTATGAATCTTAAATTTTATAAATTCATCTTTTACGAAAAGAAATACTTTTTCTATCATCTCTTTTACATTAAAATATTTTTGTTCTTTATTTGGTCTGAAAAAAGTTCTAAATTCGTTTAGAGTTGTATTCATATGTTCTATAATATCAGTTGCTTTTTCTTGAAACTCTTTTATATACTCTTCATCAATTTTTGAACTTTGAAAATCAAAATCGAGCATGCTTAATTTTAGGTTTAAAATTCCCAAAGGCTGTGCCCACTGATGTGCAATCGCGTCAATCATCTCTCCCATTGCAGCAAATTTAGATTGTTCAATAAGCATTTTCTCTTTTTCTTCTCTTTTTTTAATCTCTTCTTCTACTTTTTTCTCTAAATTATTTTTATACTCATCTAATTGTTCATTTGCTTCTAGAAGTCTTAACTGCATTTTGTCGCTTTGTTTAATAATTTTATCCAATCTCTCACTTTTTCTTTTATAGTCATCTAAAAGTTCGAAAAGCCCGTCTTTAAAATTAATATAATCTTTTTTTAAAAACTTACCGATGTATTGAGTGTTGTCATTTTTTCTTTTCATATTTTTAATCCTACAATTGTGATATCGTCATTATTTTCATACTTGTTTTGATACTTTTTCATTTCATTAAGTAGAATTTCCTGCTGTTTTTTCAAAGGAAGATTAATATTGTCTTTTAACAAATTGATAAACTTTCTTCTTCCAAAAGGAAAGCCTTTTTCTCCTCCGTTTTGATCAATATATCCATCTGTAGTAAGATAGAATTGCATATTTTTTTTAACTTTTATAGTATGTTCTTTAAAAACATGCTCTATATCGGATTTTTTGTACCCAATGGAGTGTCTATCTGCTTTAATCATTTTTATTTCACCTTTATATTCATAAAAAAGAGGAATTTCAGCTCCGGCAAATTTAATTATATTCTCTTTTTTATTATAGTATAAAATGGCTCCGTCAAAACCTGCATTTGAAATAGATGTTTGATCTTCTTGTTTTAGTAAATGTTTCATACTTTTATTAAAAACAGTTAATAGTTTAGCAGGGTTAACGACTTCATCACTACTTATTATATTTGATATAATTTGTCTCTCAATCGCTTTAACCAGCATTGTAACAAAAGCTCCCGCAACTCCATGTCCCGTACAATCAACTAACATTAATATACACTCATTTTCATCTCTTAACTCTTCAAACAGGTATATATCTCCGCCTACTATATCCTTTGGCTGCCAAATAGTAAGATAATCGTTAAAGTATTTTTTAAACAGATCTTCTTCGGGAATCAGTGCATCTTGTATTATTGAGGCATATTTAATACTATCTTTAATATTTTGATTGATTTGTTCAAGCTCTTTTCTTATATCTTCAAGATTTGTAATATCCGTAAAAACCGCAGATTTTAATTTTCTGCCAATAGGCATAAGTGCTGCCGTTACGCTGAATACATGTTCTTTTCCATCTTTTTTTATTGAAACTTTGTTAATCTTTTTTTTGTTCTCTATAATATAGTCTGTCCATTTTTGATTATTCATAAATGTTTGAAGAAAACCTTTTGGAGCTTCCGTATTAAAAGTGTTACAGATACAATCTCCGTATCTTTTTTTAAACTCTTCTATTGTCTCAACTTCGAAAAAATCTTTAAAAGATTTATTTACGGAGACTAGGCTCTCTTCGTCTGTAGTAACAATCATCTGTTCTTGGGAATCTAATATTGTTTGGACGAATTTTTTCTGCTCTGAAAGTTCTATTGTTCTCTCTTCTACTTTTTTCTCTAGATTTTTACTTAAATCTTCTAC
It encodes the following:
- the uvrC gene encoding excinuclease ABC subunit UvrC, giving the protein MNLEEKLKQLPNKAGVYQYFDAKGKLLYIGKAKILKNRVKSYFRFTPKLLPADKLSARIYKMITEVKSLEWIVVPNEHDALILENSLIKQLKPKYNILLRDDKTYPYIYIDFNEDFPRLEITRKVLKGKNIKYFGPYSTGARDMLDSIYEIVPLVQKKSCIKGKEACLFYQIKKCFAPCEGKISKENYAKLVDEALDYIYNKNRLISKLTKKMEEYSSEFRFEEAMKLRDRIKTIEKSQIHTGMDLATNENIDLFAIESKDSKAVLVRMFFRDGKLASSNHNYIKPNREDISIDLQEAYERAIINYYDNEIPLLPDEIVIAHEIEDKEEIEEFIKQKFSKKILLNNPKRGKKKEIVNVALNNCKELLRLSAVKDSSSVYSQLQKLFNLEKIPNRFECFDNSHMMGQATVGAMVTWEEKFVKSDFRHYNLESKDEYSQMRETLLRRVESFEKNPAPDMWVLDGGETLLKLAIDIRNSCGVNLDIIAIAKEKLDFKAHRAKGSAKDIIYYEKDGLIEKLDLLPSDKRLQFVQRLRDEAHRFAITFHKKQKRREDTQISLLQIKGIGEAKVKKLLLYFGTFDNIKSAKLEELKDVLNEKDAMLIINYFKSLEG
- a CDS encoding alanine racemase; protein product: MAKIILNKSNYFHNLKTIETHLGSKDKIAVVLKDNAYGHGLVEIASMAKEYGIKKAVVRTINEAEKIETLFEQILILADTDIHSCSHTFHIAINSLEDIEKLPENTNVHIKFDSGMHRNGISLDKLEEAIHGILRKKLNLTGAFTHFRSADELSCELFWQKSNFDEAKNLIKTLCEKLFIPVPNFHCANSSALFRFKNYDYDFARVGIAQYGYLDTDSIFDNPTLKPVMSLWADKIVTRILKENQRVGYGGKYMAQEDMKISTYKVGYGDGFFRLNGEQKYLTPKGYEILGKVSMDNLSINCDDEEVCIFNDVRELAKIHNTITYEITTALKEHIPKEII
- a CDS encoding SOS response-associated peptidase — translated: MPGRLAIFSDTVFKEDAKTLIKNDMVGDLNKNYNIAPTLPIPALLNNGNYLYTHFGYLPSWAKDRSSMNINARSESIYEKKSFRESFKSRRCIIPLNGFYEWQIEDKEKKPYFVKDIKNDYLAVAGIWDEWFDFKLNMRVVTVALITCDANEKLSKIHHRMPIILEKKDFQSWLYNENLSELIKLFRPYNGENLNIYEVTTEVNKVLFNDLSCIQQIEEKQEGQLSFF
- a CDS encoding sensor histidine kinase, whose amino-acid sequence is MKRKNDNTQYIGKFLKKDYINFKDGLFELLDDYKRKSERLDKIIKQSDKMQLRLLEANEQLDEYKNNLEKKVEEEIKKREEKEKMLIEQSKFAAMGEMIDAIAHQWAQPLGILNLKLSMLDFDFQSSKIDEEYIKEFQEKATDIIEHMNTTLNEFRTFFRPNKEQKYFNVKEMIEKVFLFVKDEFIKFKIHTKLEILDDFELMGIENEFKHIILNIINNSKDAFVEKNLENREIFIKVYEENDEKIIEISDNAGGIDKSIINDIFKANFTTKKDKGSGIGLYMSYQIAKKNNTELTAKNIENGALFTLKKR
- a CDS encoding tetratricopeptide repeat protein, producing MIKKLFLISLIFSTLFSYTFEEVRNFEKSNGTIKALSFYKELVEQNNTKAMMHLAKIYLEGKEIEKSFSKAKELLEKASKLNDNKASFYLGRFYLSKKTPYFNPAKAYNSFVKAANNDYAPAQNMVGEFLVNGIAVDKDYKLAVNLFEKASKQGFIKAQCNLAFMYASGKGVFPNFGRAHQFAKKGKELGNKRCIKVWNDYKLEKYPEDKGWKFNFYTKP